Proteins encoded by one window of Dioscorea cayenensis subsp. rotundata cultivar TDr96_F1 chromosome 6, TDr96_F1_v2_PseudoChromosome.rev07_lg8_w22 25.fasta, whole genome shotgun sequence:
- the LOC120263182 gene encoding uncharacterized protein LOC120263182: MTGEKDDSLQSISMQLNRQNYSYWSYVMRNLLKGKLIWGYVSGTFAKPTNVGDENYADHIDIWDACNSKNIIWINNFALQSIGIQLAKYETTKEVWDHLERLYTQSNFPKQYQLAIDIHALQQNNMSIQEFYSTMSNLWDQLALIESTQLRKFAPYITCCEEQRLVQSLMALRDDFEDLCGTILHHNPLPSVDSVVNELLAEEIRLKSRVDKGILSSPYSSVFVVPPRLPSNNQSKPQTKIRYDECIFCKQKGHWKAQC, encoded by the coding sequence ATGACTGGTGAAAAAGATGATTCACTTCAGTCAATTAGTATGCAATTGAATAGGCAGAATTATTCATATTGGAGTTACGTGATGAGAAATCTTTTGAAAGGAAAACTTATATGGGGATATGTTTCTGGCACTTTTGCTAAACCTACAAATGTTGGGGATGAGAATTATGCAGATCATATAGATATTTGGGATGCTTGTAATTCAAAGAACATCATTTGGATAAACAATTTTGCACTGCAATCAATAGGCATCCAACTTGCAAAGTATGAGACAACCAAAGAGGTCTGGGACCATTTAGAAAGATTGTATACTCAGTCTAATTTTCCAAAGCAATACCAATTAGCGATAGATATCCATGCTCTTCAACAGAATAATATGAGTATTCAAGAGTTTTATTCTACAATGTCTAATCTTTGGGATCAACTAGCTTTGATAGAGTCAACGCAGTTGCGAAAATTTGCACCATATATTACTTGTTGTGAAGAGCAACGTTTGGTCCAGTCACTAATGGCTCTTCGAGATGATTTTGAAGATCTTTGTGGCACTATTTTGCATCACAATCCACTTCCGTCTGTTGACTCTGTTGTAAATGAATTATTGGCTGAAGAGATCCGCTTGAAGTCACGAGTTGATAAAGGAATTCTTTCTTCTCCTTATTCATCAGTGTTTGTAGTCCCTCCTAGGCTTCCTTCCAATAACCAAAGCAAGCCTCAAACAAAAATCAGATATGATGAGTGTATTTTTTGCAAGCAAAAGGGTCATTGGAAAGCACAGTGTTGA